A genomic region of Larus michahellis chromosome 25, bLarMic1.1, whole genome shotgun sequence contains the following coding sequences:
- the FDX2 gene encoding ferredoxin-2, mitochondrial, whose translation MAASIAAASGGSVTRRLLRGAVRGLSGGGAAAEEPEGAVVNVVFVDREGRHVPVRGRVGDNVLHLAQRHGLELEGACEASLACSTCHVYVSAPHLDRLPAPDER comes from the exons ATGGCGGCCTCCATagcggcggcgagcggcggctCCGTGAcgcggcggctgctgcggggggcGGTGAGAGGCctgagcggcggcggggccgcggccgagGAACCGGAGGGCGCCGT ggtgaACGTCGTCTTCGTGGACCGGGAGGGGCGACACGTCCCGGTGCGGGGCCGCGTCGGGGACAACGTGCTGCACCTGGCGCAGCGACACGGGCTGGAGCTGGAGG GCGCCTGCGAGGCCTCTCTGGCCTGTTCCACCTGCCACGTCTATGTCAGCGCCCCCCACCTCGACCGGCTGCCGGCCCCCGATGAGCGGTAA
- the S1PR2 gene encoding sphingosine 1-phosphate receptor 2, with amino-acid sequence MYIFIGNLAFSDLLAGLAFMVNILLSGATTFNLTPVQWFVREGTAFATLAASVFSLLAIAIERHVAITKVKVYSSDKNCRMVLLIGACWVIAAAIGSLPIMGWNCMSDLRDCSTVLPLYSKRYILFVITIFTLILLAIVGLYTRIYCIVRSSHAEIATAQTLALLKTVTIVLGAFIVCWLPAFIILLMDASCPVRACRILYKANYFFAFATLNSAANPIIYTLRSKDMRREFLRVLCCCGAGRRDQPPGRCGLPLRTSSSLDRCTPKYELPTSPITRECTTSV; translated from the coding sequence ATGTACATCTTCATCGGGAACTTGGCTTTCTCCGATCTCTTGGCCGGGTTGGCCTTCATGGTCAACATCTTGCTCTCCGGAGCCACCACCTTCAACCTGACGCCGGTACAGTGGTTCGTCCGGGAAGGCACGGCCTTCGCCACGTTGGCCGCCTCCGTCTTCAGCTTGTTGGCCATCGCCATCGAGCGCCACGTGGCCATCACCAAGGTCAAGGTCTACAGCAGCGACAAGAACTGTCGGATGGTGCTGCTCATCGGGGCGTGTTGGGTGATCGCCGCCGCCATCGGCAGCCTCCCCATCATGGGTTGGAACTGCATGAGCGACCTGCGGGATTGCTCCAccgtcctccccctctactccaaaCGTTACATCCTCTTCGTCATCACCATCTTCACCCTCATCCTCCTCGCCATCGTGGGGCTCTACACCCGCATCTACTGCATCGTGCGCTCCAGCCACGCCGAGATCGCCACCGCCCAGACCTTGGCCTTGCTCAAGACGGTCACCATCGTGCTGGGAGCCTTCATCGTCTGCTGGCTGCCCGCCTTCATCATCCTCCTCATGGACGCTTCTTGCCCCGTCCGGGCGTGTCGGATCCTTTATAAGGCGAACTATTTTTTTGCCTTCGCCACCCTCAACTCGGCCGCCAACCCCATCATCTACACCTTGAGGAGCAAGGACATGCGCCGGGAGTTCCTGCGGGTGCTTTGCTGTTGCGGGGCCGGGCGCCGGGACCAGCCCCCCGGCCGCTGCGGCCTCCCGCTCCGCACCTCCAGCTCCTTGGACCGTTGCACCCCCAAATACGAGTTACCCACCTCGCCCATCACCCGCGAGTGTACCACCTCCGTCTAG